CTCTTCTATGAGATTTGTTTTCCTTGTTGCTACTACATAATGTCTTTTGATTTTTTCCCCTTCCGGATAGAATGCTTCTTTTTGCAATATTATCTTGGTATACTAAAAATCTCACCAGATCCTTCTTGAAAGCGACAGAATCAACAGCTAAAATTGCGCATCATCAAATTTATGCAGTAAAATAGAACTTCAGTTGTATATTATGTAGTAATATGAGGAAATATGATACAAACATTTTAGTTGTTGCCTCCTAGGACGCCAACTAGGATGCCACGTAGGCtttgttttggatttcagttgttGTTTTTTAAATTTCTGTTGGCAGGAAATGTAGTTAAGagttcaaatttcagtttttgcTTTTTAGCCTTCAATTTCTTAGATAAATAGAACCATTGTAATAGAAAAGGTTTATTATGAATGATAAAGTGAAAATCTGATCTCATCTCTCTctgcttcttctccttcttctctcttccTTCTTCTTACTTTTCTTCCAAATTCACTGTTACATTGCCTTCGATATCAGAAATTAGTATCAAGTAGTATCAGAGCTCGTAGACAACGGGACCTCGAAGAGCTGTTGATGTGGTAACTGGATCTCAACCAGCTGATTTGCAAGAGCAATATGAGGATTTAGTAACACAACAGCTAGATCTCAGAGAGGAATTGACTCAGAAACAGCAGGAATTACGAGACGATATGGATAGGCGACATGCTGAGTTACTTCAGATGGTAAGTTCTCTAAAAAATTCCTTTGATGGCTAGCAATTGAATCAACAGTCGAAAGACAGTTCATCTCCTTCAAATGGTAGGGATAAGGTGCTCCAATCAAGGCAGGGCATCCTAGGTCCCAAACTGTGTTAATTCCAATCAAAATCATAATCTGCCTTTTCCTCTTTTCAatagtgaaattttgaaaaactgGTTGTATAGGATCGAGCAATATTATTCTATTGATAAGACTCCTCTTAATCAAAGAGTGATCTTAGTAGCAATGAATTTAGATGATGAGGCTTTGGAATGGCATCAATCTTATATGAAGTGTCGTGATTCACTTGACTTGCCTGACTGGGATGAATACCTAGTTGCTTTGGTTGAAACATTTAGTGAAGAGTTTTCTGATCCAATGTTAgagctcaaacaattgagataaacTGGGTCAGTGAGGGAATTTCAATTTGCTTTTGCTAGGATGTTAACTTAGTGTGATTTATCTATTAGCCAAGCCATATCTTGTTTCCTAGGAGGACTTAAGGAGGAGCTGGTGAATCCTGTAAAAATGCATGAACCTCAAACCTTATCTAAAACATATAGATTAGCTAGATTGGCATAAGCAACATTAGCTGCTAATGCTAGAGCTCAAAGGTCCAACTATTGGGTCAATCCTCTTTTACTATGAGGAAGCCTAGCTATGAATTTGTTTGGGCTAAATTGTCTCCCACCAATGTTGTGCCTACTCTAAAATTAGCCCTACCTACTCCTAGAGTTCCAGTTGCTTCTAAGACTAGGAGGACCATTTCCCCTACTGAAATGCATGCTAAGAGAGCACAAAGGTTGTGCTACTTTTGTGATGACAAATATACTCATGGGCATAAGTGCAACCTCCCTAAGCAATTATTTGTGTTGGATTTGGAGTATGAAGAGGAGGAAGGTTTAGAAGAAATAGTGCATAAGACAGATGGTGAAACTACTACTGAGGAGTGGTCTGTGACTGAAGGAGATCCTCCTATGATCTCCTTGTGTGCATTGAGTGGTATTCAAGGGGCACAACTATTCATGTGACTGGCTACAACAACAAGAGACCATTGCAAATTCTGCTAGATGGAGGAAGTACTCTCAATTTCATAGATTGTGAGTCTACTAAAAGGTTAGTTGCCAAATTTCTCCCACTAAAATTGGTTATGTCAGCATGGGTAACAACTCTATAGAGGCCACTTCTGGAGTAGTGAGAAACTTCCAGTGGTTGTTGCAGGGTACTGCTTATACTTCTGACCTTATTGTGTTTCCAGTTGGCAAATATGATCTAGTGTTGGGAGCATTATGGATGAAAACTTTGGGGCCAGTTACCATGGATTACACAGCCTTGACTATGTCATTCACTTATCAAGGCAAGTTCCACCTTCTTAAAGGGGTTTCTGATGATTGTAAGTTCTCAAGTACTAAAGTTGTTAAcaaattgaaaggaaatgatgTCCAACTCTTTATGCTGCAAGTGTTAGTTCATCAACCTATTCTATAGTCAAATGATCAGTTTTATGCACTGCACCTCCCTCAGGATTCTCAAACTTCTAGTATCATTATGGAACTCATATGCCAGTATCATGAGGTTTTTGCAGATCCCACCACCTTACCCCCTCCAAGAGGTGCTTTTGATCATAGCATACCATTGCAACCTGGGACTAAACCAATCAACATACGACCTTATAGATATTCTTCTATGAAAAAGGATATCATTGAGTAGTTGGTTAAGGATATGTTGCAGCAGGGTGTGATTCAGTATAGCAACAACTATTTTGCATCACCTGCGGTGTTAGTAGGGAAGAAGGATGGTTTCGGGAGGCTATGTGTGTGCTACAGGGAGTTGAATCAATGTACTGTCAAGGAAAAATTCCCCATTCCCATCATAGATAACTTATTAGATGAATTAGCTAGGGCAgtgattttttcaaaaattgaccTTCGGTTAGGTTATCATCAAAAAAGAATGGTGACAACTGACATTCCTAAAGCAACTTTTAA
This sequence is a window from Nicotiana sylvestris chromosome 3, ASM39365v2, whole genome shotgun sequence. Protein-coding genes within it:
- the LOC138887401 gene encoding uncharacterized protein, whose product is MNLDDEALEWHQSYMKCRDSLDLPDWDEYLVALVETFSEEFSDPIQAISCFLGGLKEELVNPSSKVQLLGQSSFTMRKPSYEFVWAKLSPTNVVPTLKLALPTPRVPVASKTRRTISPTEMHAKRAQRLCYFCDDKYTHGHKCNLPKQLFVLDLEYEEEEGLEEIVHKTDGETTTEEWSVTEGDPPMISLCALSGIQGAQLFM